One genomic segment of Musa acuminata AAA Group cultivar baxijiao chromosome BXJ3-3, Cavendish_Baxijiao_AAA, whole genome shotgun sequence includes these proteins:
- the LOC135632777 gene encoding zinc finger CCCH domain-containing protein 6-like, producing MAGWKQSKRVSWAKELHQVRLFLAEDAPALSGAGTQDHLQAKGSWLLHAASTGNDDSSLPPGFEAPHPAYKLRSEISQIPLIKWTCPIQVLVNPEWLVTAGEESAEVAVQSQRQVSLLEAIYPRLTSVPPNPSVSSEVQDSVYNDFQTPVIPVTAIEDEDSSEQFETARSAAASPQVQQTNDHNLQGMIKKHDLSNLNSVTTQIQHRDVQTMHHGETTAGRIIQIAKPDVATAASAAFTAIMKSSEDGSMIDRDLLISILSNPSLVEKLVSEHGAPKQARVPLASAAVSHPHPFVPVQAPALVPAVPPQLPHINTGTCSPFPVLRNTQMYPFPSSMPPQAANSHASHIQICVQAAAKDANYLKGLVHQHGGEKQDSPDLNFVHAANYQNNIAATNAVDPFGSTQQREARPKIPRPCAYFNTPKGCRHGESCSYQHVPSLPRRTEQPRGSKRIKLDRGIAGRNY from the exons ATGGCCGGGTGGAAGCAGTCGAAAAGGGTCTCCTGGGCCAAAGAGTTGCATCAG GTAAGATTATTCTTAGCAGAGGATGCCCCCGCTCTTTCTGGTGCGGGGACCCAAGACCATCTCCAAGCAAAGGGTTCATGGTTATTGCATGCAGCAAGCACAGGCAATGATGATTCTTCTCTACCTCCAGGCTTTGAAGCACCTCATCCTGCATACAAGCTCAGATCTGAAATCTCACAGATTCCTTTGATCAAGTGGACATGTCCTATCCAA GTGTTAGTGAATCCAGAGTGGCTAGTGACTGCTGGAGAAGAAAGTGCTGAAGTGGCTGTACAGAGTCAAAGACAAGTGAGTCTTCTTGAAGCAATTTATCCACGGTTGACTTCTGTTCCTCCAAA TCCTTCAGTTTCATCCGAGGTACAAGACTCAGTTTACAATGACTTCCAGACTCCTGTAATTCCTGTAACTGCTATCGAAGATGAAGATTCATCAGAACAATTCGAAACAGCCAGATCAGCAGCTGCATCTCCCCAAGTCCAACAGACAAATGATCATAATTTGCAGGGCATGATTAAAAAGCATGATCTTTCAAACCTCAATTCAGTTACGACACAAATCCAACATCGTGATGTCCAGACTATGCATCATGGTGAGACAACTGCAGGAAGGATTATACAGATTGCGAAACCAGATGTCGCCACTGCTGCTTCTGCAGCTTTTACAGCAATCATGAAAAGCAGTGAGGATGGAAGCATGATAGATCGTGACCTTCTTATTAGTATCCTCAGTAACCCCAGCTTGGTGGAGAAACTGGTTTCAGAACATGGAGCTCCTAAACAAGCTCGGGTGCCTTTGGCTTCTGCAGCAGTCTCACATCCTCATCCCTTTGTACCAGTTCAGGCACCAGCTCTTGTTCCAGCAGTCCCACCTCAACTTCCCCACATCAATACTGGCACTTGTTCCCCCTTCCCAGTTCTTCGAAACACGCAGATGTATCCTTTTCCCAGTTCCATGCCGCCCCAAGCTGCGAATTCTCATGCTTCTCACATTCAGATCTGTGTCCAAGCAGCAGCAAAAGATGCAAATTATTTAAAAGGTTTAGTCCATCAGCATGGTGGTGAGAAGCAAGATTCCCCAGATCTCAATTTTGTACATGCTGCTAATTACCAAAACAACATTGCGGCCACAAATGCTGTTGATCCTTTTGGGTCTACGCAGCAAAGAGAAGCGAGGCCTAAGATCCCAAGGCCTTGTGCTTACTTCAACACCCCTAAGGGGTGTCGGCATGGGGAAAGCTGCTCGTATCAGCATGTCCCTTCTTTACCGCGGCGGACGGAGCAGCCAAGAGGATCAAAAAGAATTAAATTAGATAGAGGAATTGCTGGCAGGAACTATTAA
- the LOC135632725 gene encoding protein IQ-DOMAIN 32-like: protein MARPNSSCFKIIGCGGGDAVDNDELAHGEDKASSDKHRWSFCRRSSKHRVLSNTAVSEPISVCSIKDNQEISTINFNSQKYSLPERAEVQEKPIETDPSSSGIVNTEAPPSSSNRSITPAGSTLSQYDAIVIQAAIRAYLAEKRLLKLKIVVKLQAAIRGYLVKRQAIGSLRCIQAIIRMQSLIRARHAHKLIGKLTSPEEKFQEKGDSFVKSNKASNKLVLSNGLVRQLLETTPRTKTIYIKCDPSKSDSAWKWLEIWTALISSGVGKQQEQDLNHDNWSVEENANMVESEPAKENPYAASSLLSDSPAELILADGKRSSVIENVGNFEFQTPVIAPNNSFNPLLRVDVENSELKNELFNTMSQDCTDTKMVNKENMDCVSDNKQLQPNQSLEILVTTVPDKLQSVRDSSKHSAERASSETLEKEGKKFVIVSRKPCNPAFVAAQSKFEELSSMSNVGRSVSSAAALKSKTESHSIQNNYFTNNNEAISAENLIFNDSRIQAAVSECGTEISISSTLDSPDKSETEGGEIVIEIGALEKENYAIIADAENAFDLSNLGANRRPDGTDQSMANLNASINLPQVDQHPAEPTNSNVPTHVEGMLEQARSPEGTPRSLATVPDLHGTPSSDASVNAKKSQKDNDTPAERRRSQSIGKRSPSKPNNDSSGRSSTDRITKDSKIPKRRNSFGIAKTDHVDQEPRLSSSNSLPGYMQATASARARAHVNTSPKSSPDLHDSQPKKRHSLPIENGKQNSLPHMQSSASQAQQSAKGNEAHSPHNSAERRWQR from the exons ATGGCCAGGCCCAACAGTTCATGCTTCAAGATCATCGGCTGCGGTGGCGGAGACGCCGTCGACAACGACGAGCTAGCGCACGGAGAG GACAAAGCTTCATCAGACAAGCATAGGTGGAGCTTCTGTAGGAGATCATCCAAGCATCGAGTGCTTAGCAACACTGCTGTCTCAGAACCTATTTCTGTTTGCTCTATCAAGGATAACCAAGAAATCTCAACTATTAATTTCAATTCACAAAAATATTCTTTACCTGAAAGAGCTGAAGTACAAGAAAAGCCAATTGAAACGGATCCATCGTCATCAGGCATAGTAAATACTGAAGCTCCTCCATCAAGTTCTAACAGAAGTATAACCCCAGCTGGGTCTACCCTCAGTCAATATGATGCTATTGTTATTCAGGCAGCAATAAGGGCATATTTG gCTGAGAAAAGGCTCCTCAAACTCAAGATTGTTGTCAAGTTGCAAGCCGCTATACGTGGATATTTGGTCAAGAGGCAGGCAATTGGATCTTTGCGGTGTATTCAGGCCATCATAAGAATGCAATCACTTATAAGGGCTCGTCATGCTCATAAGTTAATTGGGAAGCTCACTTCACCAGAAGAAAAATTCCAG GAGAAGGGAGATTCTTTTGTGAAATCAAATAAAGCATCAAACAAGCTAGTACTCTCAAATGGCCTTGTTCGTCAG CTTTTGGAAACTACACCAAGGACAAAAACCATTTACATAAAATGTGATCCGTCAAAGTCTGATTCAGCATGGAAGTGGTTGGAAATATGGACAGCTTTAATATCATCAGGAGTAGGCAAACAACAGGAGCAAGATTTGAATCATGACAATTGGTCAGTAGAAGAGAATGCTAATATGGTAGAGAGTGAACCAGCAAAAGAGAACCCATATGCAGCTTCCTCATTGTTATCGGATTCTCCAGCAGAACTAATCCTGGCAGATGGTAAAAGGAGTTCAGTGATTGAAAATGTTGGCAACTTCGAGTTTCAGACTCCAGTAATTGCTCCAAATAATTCATTCAATCCTTTATTGAGGGTTGATGTGGAAAATTCAGAACTGAAAAATGAGCTTTTCAACACCATGTCCCAAGATTGTACGGACACCAAGATGGTCAATAAGGAAAATATGGATTGTGTATCAGATAATAAACAATTGCAACCAAATCAAAGTTTGGAAATATTAGTTACTACTGTACCTGATAAGCTTCAATCTGTGAGAGACAGTTCCAAGCATAGTGCTGAAAGGGCATCCTCTGAAACACTAGAGAAGGAAGGCAAGAAATTTGTGATTGTTTCAAGAAAACCGTGCAATCCAGCATTTGTTGCAGCTCAGTCAAAGTTTGAAGAACTGAGTTCAATGTCAAATGTTGGTCGATCTGTTAGTTCTGCTGCTGCATTGAAATCAAAAACAGAGAGCCATAGTATTCAGAATAATTATTTTACAAATAACAATGAAGCAATTTCAGCAGAGAATTTGATATTCAATGATTCGAGGATTCAAGCAGCAGTTTCAGAGTGTGGCACTGAAATATCTATCTCCTCAACGCTTGACTCACCGGACAAATCTGAAACTGAAGGTGGGGAAATTGTTATTGAAATCGGAGCCCTGGAGAAAGAGAATTATGCCATTATTGCTGATGCTGAGAATGCTTTTGACCTTTCTAACTTGGGTGCCAACAGGAGACCTGATGGAACTGACCAGTCAATGGCTAACTTGAATGCTTCCATCAACTTGCCGCAGGTTGATCAACATCCAGCTGAGCCAACTAATTCCAATGTACCGACTCATGTGGAAGGTATGCTGGAACAAGCTAGATCACCTGAAGGAACTCCCAGAAGCCTTGCGACAGTCCCTGATTTACATGGAACCCCGTCTAGTGATGCCTCTGTAAATGCCAAAAAGAGTCAGAAAGACAATGACACACCTGCTGAGAGGCGAAGGTCTCAATCGATTGGTAAAAGATCACCCTCTAAACCCAATAATGATTCAAGTGGAAGAAGTAGCACAGATCGTATAACTAAGGATTCAAAGATTCCCAAGCGGCGTAACTCGTTTGGGATAGCAAAGACTGATCATGTTGATCAGGAACCTAGGCTCAGTAGTAGCAATTCTCTTCCAGGTTATATGCAAGCCACTGCATCTGCAAGAGCGAGAGCCCATGTTAATACATCTCCAAAATCCAGCCCTGATCTGCATGATAGCCAGCCCAAGAAAAGACATTCCTTGCCTATTGAAAATGGAAAGCAGAATTCATTGCCACACATGCAAAGTTCAGCATCACAAGCCCAGCAGAGTGCAAAGGGCAACGAAGCTCATTCTCCTCATAATTCTGCTG AGAGAAGATGGCAAAGATGA
- the LOC135634174 gene encoding probable ribosome-binding factor A, chloroplastic, whose protein sequence is MSLSRSPPSPLTLAAPFATTAGGNGGRHQLLLPHRSWTNPNLAVSTRVGGGASVRCMANQRRVKMVAKQIQRELSDMLLTDKVLQYAVLPEASLGADRYLSSLTTISGVEVSGDLQVVKVYVSVFGDERGREVAIAGLKSKAKYVRSELGRRMKLRLTPEIRFIEDESLERGSRVLAILDRLKEEKKSSEGNDVKQLEPLNSSEEDADGDMDDEDEGIIYIK, encoded by the exons ATGTCATTGAGTCGATCGCCCCCGTCTCCTCTGACTCTCGCCGCCCCGTTCGCGACCACTGCGGGAGGGAATGGCGGCCGCCATCAGCTCCTCCTACCGCACCGGAGCTGGACGAACCCTAATCTCGCGGTGTCAACAAGAGTGGGAGGAGGTGCGTCGGTTCGGTGCATGGCGAACCAGCGGCGGGTGAAGATGGTGGCGAAGCAGATCCAAAGGGAGCTGTCCGATATGTTGCTCACAGACAAGGTCCTCCAGTACGCCGTCCTGCCTGAGGCATCCCTGGGCGCCGATCGCTACCTCTCCTCCCTCACCACCATTAGCGGCGTTGAGGTCTCCGGCGACCTCCAG GTTGTTAAGGTATATGTGTCGGTCTTTGGTGATGAACGAGGAAGAGAGGTTGCTATTGCTGGACTCAAGTCGAAAGCCAAGTATGTGCGTAGTGAACTAGGGAGACGTATGAAGTTGCGCCTGACTCCCGAAATACGTTTTATCGAGGATGAGTCCCTAGAAAGAGGAAGCAGG GTGTTGGCAATATTGGATAGgttaaaagaagagaagaagagttcAGAAGGTAATGATGTTAAACAGCTTGAACCCCTGAATTCATCTGAAGAAGATGCAGATGGGGATATGGATGATGAAGATGAAGGCATCATTTACATTAAGTAA
- the LOC135634175 gene encoding ubiquitin-conjugating enzyme E2 variant 1C-like translates to MPLGGSGGSGIVVPRNFRLLEELERGEKGVGDGTVSYGMDDGDDIYMRSWTGTIIGPHNTVHEGRIYQLKLFCNKDYPDKPPSVRFHSRVNMTCVNPDTGVVDPRKFSVLGNWERDYTMEYILTQLKKEMAAPHNRKLVQPPEGTHF, encoded by the exons ATGCCGCTCGGTGGTTCCGGTGGATCAGGCATCGTTG TTCCTCGGAACTTCAGATTGCTTGAAGAACTTGAACGAGGAGAAAAGGGCGTAGGAGATGGAACTGTAAGCTACGGCATGGATGATGGAGATGACATTTACATGCGCTCGTGGACTGGGACAATAATTGGTCCTCATAAT ACTGTCCATGAGGGTCGCATCTATCAGCTCAAGTTGTTTTGCAACAAGGACTATCCTGATAAACCACCAAGTGTTCGATTTCATTCACGGGTTAACATGACTTGTGTCAATCCTGACACTGGAGTG GTGGATCCGAGAAAATTTTCAGTTCTAGGGAACTGGGAACGTGACTACACAATGGAGTATATTTTAACACAGCTTAAGAAAGAAATGGCGGCACCACATAACCGTAAATTAGTGCAGCCTCCAGAGGGCACACACTTCTAA